From the genome of Solidesulfovibrio carbinolicus, one region includes:
- a CDS encoding response regulator yields MRSSLHVVFAGIALSCVLAVGCGGVLYLLRSSQIEEVGKDLDRLSFVLANQTALAFQEINTKLSDAKMQLESDWTTWPADEEKIHDILRANFRGLLQGQALLAFDADGKMRGHSREWPTPRVMVADREYFTAQKAADGDFLFISEPLRNRVNNAWMISLSRRIDTPSGVFAGVLMAAIDVQYFLDIYTALKLPHDATIVLRRGDGLPLAAYPVPGRLDGQGVPCPIPGESISRARDVPGFSMSVCLSLPLDSLLAGWRRVAWLLGLGTAAAVAAILALSAALAARLRREWETARRQQAELEDLVAARTAALQELLELNTAILEASPLGIGVYRRDGQCLSVNASFARIVGGDREALQSQNFNELESWRACGLLSEILETLDNGRTFHSEARVVSTFGKPIWLEWRLVRFVRGGQNHALLLINDATVRKQAEDELRQAKHQAEAASRAKSAFLANMSHELRTPLGGVAGMLELLLTTTLDGEQHEYVTAALKSTRRLSDLLSDILDLSRIEAGRLDLRLAPFETANLRAAILEVFALAAREKGLILEFSLHPGLPARMESDEVRLLQILFNLVGNAVKFTGLGFVRVDMWSLPARPDGRTPLVFSVADSGVGIPDARLREIFEPFAQGDHPGQQSRFGVGLGLSIVSRLIALLGGELAVDNAPGGTTVYGCLPVVVPAGTAVLAAASEAEAAPPAQIGQTAPPAGLLPEGRAVVLLVEDDAINRLAARQYLEKQGLAVLAATTGLEALDILAREAVDVVLMDVHMPELDGVAATRRIRTAPEFARLSGVPIVAMTAYAMAGDKEKFLAAGMDGYIEKPLDLARLARLVEELAASGRPV; encoded by the coding sequence ATGCGTTCCAGTCTTCATGTCGTGTTCGCCGGTATCGCGCTGAGTTGCGTGCTGGCCGTGGGCTGCGGCGGCGTGCTGTATCTCTTGCGCTCCAGCCAGATCGAGGAAGTCGGCAAGGATCTGGACCGGCTGTCCTTTGTCCTGGCCAATCAGACCGCCCTGGCCTTTCAGGAGATCAACACCAAGCTTTCCGACGCGAAAATGCAGCTGGAAAGCGACTGGACGACCTGGCCGGCCGACGAGGAAAAAATCCACGACATCCTGCGGGCCAATTTTCGCGGCCTGCTCCAGGGGCAGGCGCTGCTCGCCTTTGACGCCGACGGCAAGATGCGCGGCCATTCCCGGGAATGGCCCACGCCCCGGGTCATGGTGGCCGACCGCGAGTACTTCACGGCCCAGAAGGCCGCGGACGGCGACTTCCTGTTTATCTCCGAACCGCTGCGCAACCGGGTCAACAACGCCTGGATGATCAGCCTGTCGCGCCGCATCGACACCCCTTCGGGCGTTTTTGCCGGCGTGCTCATGGCGGCCATCGACGTGCAGTATTTTCTCGACATCTACACCGCCCTCAAGTTGCCCCATGACGCCACCATCGTCCTGCGCCGGGGGGACGGCCTGCCCCTGGCCGCCTATCCCGTCCCCGGGCGGCTGGACGGCCAGGGCGTGCCGTGTCCCATTCCGGGCGAAAGCATCAGCCGGGCCCGGGACGTGCCGGGATTTTCCATGTCGGTGTGCCTGTCCTTGCCCCTGGACAGCCTGCTGGCGGGGTGGCGGCGGGTGGCCTGGCTGCTGGGGTTGGGCACGGCGGCGGCCGTGGCCGCCATCCTGGCGCTTTCCGCCGCCCTGGCGGCTAGGCTTCGCCGCGAGTGGGAAACGGCCCGGCGGCAACAGGCCGAACTGGAAGACCTCGTGGCCGCCCGGACCGCAGCCCTGCAAGAACTGCTGGAACTCAACACGGCCATCCTGGAAGCCTCGCCCCTGGGGATTGGCGTCTACCGCCGGGACGGACAATGTCTTTCGGTCAACGCCAGCTTCGCCCGCATCGTCGGCGGCGACCGGGAGGCGTTGCAAAGCCAGAATTTCAACGAGCTTGAGTCCTGGCGCGCCTGCGGTCTGCTGTCCGAGATCCTGGAAACCCTGGACAACGGCCGGACGTTTCACAGCGAAGCCCGGGTGGTGTCCACCTTCGGCAAGCCGATCTGGCTGGAATGGCGGCTGGTCCGGTTCGTGCGGGGAGGTCAAAACCATGCCCTGCTGCTGATCAATGACGCCACCGTTCGCAAACAGGCCGAGGACGAGCTGCGCCAGGCCAAGCATCAGGCCGAGGCGGCCAGCCGGGCCAAATCCGCCTTCCTGGCCAACATGAGCCACGAACTGCGCACACCCCTTGGCGGCGTGGCCGGCATGCTGGAGCTGCTGCTGACCACCACACTGGACGGCGAGCAGCACGAGTATGTGACGGCGGCCCTCAAATCGACCCGGCGCTTAAGCGACCTGCTCTCCGACATCCTCGACCTGTCGCGCATCGAGGCCGGCAGGCTGGACCTGCGCCTGGCCCCCTTCGAGACAGCCAACCTGCGCGCCGCCATCCTGGAAGTCTTTGCCCTGGCGGCCCGGGAGAAAGGGCTGATCCTGGAATTCTCGCTGCATCCCGGTCTGCCGGCCCGCATGGAGAGCGACGAGGTCAGGCTGCTCCAAATCCTGTTTAATCTCGTGGGCAATGCCGTGAAATTCACGGGTCTGGGCTTTGTCCGGGTGGATATGTGGAGCCTGCCCGCCCGGCCGGACGGCCGTACGCCCCTGGTGTTTTCCGTGGCCGACTCCGGTGTGGGCATCCCGGACGCCCGGCTGCGGGAGATTTTCGAGCCTTTTGCCCAGGGCGACCATCCCGGGCAGCAATCCCGCTTCGGCGTCGGGCTTGGGCTGTCCATCGTCAGCCGCTTGATCGCCCTGCTTGGCGGCGAGCTGGCCGTGGACAACGCCCCGGGTGGCACCACGGTCTACGGCTGCCTGCCGGTGGTCGTCCCGGCCGGCACGGCTGTTCTCGCCGCAGCGTCCGAGGCCGAGGCCGCGCCGCCGGCGCAAATCGGCCAAACCGCCCCTCCGGCAGGCCTCTTGCCGGAGGGCAGAGCGGTGGTGCTGCTGGTGGAAGACGACGCCATCAACCGGCTGGCTGCTCGGCAGTATCTGGAAAAGCAGGGTCTTGCCGTTCTGGCGGCCACCACCGGCCTGGAAGCCCTGGACATCCTGGCCCGCGAGGCCGTGGACGTGGTGCTCATGGACGTCCACATGCCCGAGCTCGACGGGGTGGCGGCCACGCGCCGCATCCGGACCGCGCCGGAGTTCGCCCGGCTCTCCGGGGTGCCCATCGTGGCCATGACCGCTTACGCCATGGCCGGCGACAAGGAAAAGTTCCTGGCGGCGGGCATGGACGGCTACATCGAAAAGCCCTTGGACCTGGCCCGGCTGGCCCGACTGGTGGAAGAGCTGGCGGCGTCGGGCCGGCCGGTCTAG
- a CDS encoding GlxA family transcriptional regulator gives MPIFPTPHRLAILALPGFVAFDLAIPQALFAQIRLPDGSKPYEVFLCGPGDPIRSGAHALGGVAPLERLPEADTVVIPGIMEPEAFADAAVAQALRRAATGGARLASICTGAFVMAAAGLLDGLPATTHWAKTADLARLYPAVAVADDVLFVDNGAVLTSAGLASGIDLCLHLVRKDCGAAVAEGCAEFFVLPLERHGGCAQRLRRVAPGADDSLAALQVWLLENLHVELSLETMAAQARLSPRTLHRRFREQLGAAPMDWLARARVRRAQALLETTNLGVEAVAAAVGFGSAAAFRERFRRLVGVSPTAWRETYGAGTGRGR, from the coding sequence ATGCCCATATTCCCCACGCCCCATCGGCTGGCCATCCTGGCCCTGCCCGGATTCGTGGCCTTTGATCTGGCCATCCCCCAGGCGCTTTTCGCCCAAATCCGTCTCCCGGACGGGAGCAAGCCTTACGAGGTGTTCCTGTGCGGCCCGGGCGATCCGATCCGCAGCGGCGCGCATGCCCTTGGCGGGGTTGCGCCCCTGGAGAGGCTGCCCGAGGCCGACACCGTGGTCATCCCCGGTATCATGGAGCCGGAGGCCTTTGCCGACGCGGCGGTGGCCCAGGCCTTGCGCCGGGCGGCGACAGGGGGAGCGCGCCTGGCCTCCATCTGCACCGGAGCCTTCGTTATGGCTGCCGCCGGACTGCTCGACGGCTTGCCGGCCACCACCCATTGGGCCAAGACGGCCGACCTGGCCCGGCTGTACCCGGCGGTTGCCGTGGCGGATGATGTCCTGTTCGTCGATAACGGCGCGGTGCTGACTTCGGCCGGCCTGGCTTCCGGCATCGACTTGTGTCTGCATCTGGTGCGTAAGGACTGCGGCGCGGCCGTGGCCGAAGGGTGCGCCGAGTTTTTCGTGCTGCCCCTGGAGCGCCATGGCGGCTGCGCCCAGCGCCTGCGCCGCGTGGCCCCGGGCGCGGACGACAGCCTGGCCGCCTTGCAGGTCTGGCTGCTGGAAAACCTCCATGTCGAGCTCTCCCTGGAAACCATGGCCGCCCAGGCCCGCCTGAGTCCGCGCACGCTGCACCGCCGCTTCCGGGAGCAGCTCGGGGCGGCCCCCATGGACTGGCTGGCCCGGGCCAGGGTGCGCCGGGCCCAGGCGCTGCTGGAAACCACGAACCTGGGCGTGGAGGCGGTGGCGGCTGCCGTGGGCTTTGGTTCGGCCGCCGCGTTTCGGGAGCGTTTTCGTCGGCTGGTGGGCGTCTCGCCCACGGCTTGGCGCGAGACCTATGGGGCCGGCACGGGACGGGGCCGGTGA
- a CDS encoding DJ-1/PfpI family protein: MNRRHFSLACLGLAAAASAGVAPALAAAPTGASGPAKREPGKPHIAFLLFDGITAQDMIGPATVLGASGRFTMDYVWRDTNPVRAESRSPAELRIVPTATFAETTSADILCVPGTSNVFAQLRQPDILDWVARVGATATWVTSVCTGSFILGAAGLLRGYKATSHWTLVDELAAFGAIPTRERVVADRNRLTGAGVTSGIDFGLTLLAKLCGDDVAKTIQLTLEYDPEPPFACGSPKSAPAELTAKAKAGYLAYLEQVAPDARQLLEAASKRLGVKTS; this comes from the coding sequence ATGAATCGCCGCCATTTCTCCCTGGCCTGCCTGGGCCTGGCCGCCGCCGCCAGCGCGGGCGTGGCCCCGGCCCTGGCCGCCGCCCCGACGGGAGCATCCGGTCCGGCCAAACGCGAGCCCGGCAAGCCCCATATCGCCTTTCTGCTGTTTGACGGCATAACGGCCCAGGACATGATCGGCCCGGCCACGGTGCTCGGCGCTTCGGGCCGGTTCACCATGGACTATGTCTGGCGCGACACGAATCCGGTGCGGGCCGAAAGCCGCTCCCCGGCCGAGCTGCGCATCGTGCCCACGGCCACCTTCGCCGAGACCACCAGCGCCGACATCCTGTGCGTGCCGGGCACGAGCAACGTGTTCGCCCAGTTGCGCCAGCCCGATATCCTCGACTGGGTGGCCCGGGTCGGGGCCACGGCGACGTGGGTAACCAGCGTGTGCACCGGCTCGTTCATCCTGGGGGCGGCCGGGTTGCTGCGCGGCTACAAGGCCACCTCCCACTGGACCCTGGTGGACGAACTGGCTGCCTTTGGGGCCATCCCGACCCGGGAGCGGGTGGTGGCCGACCGCAACCGCCTGACCGGGGCCGGGGTGACCTCGGGCATCGACTTCGGGCTGACGCTTTTGGCCAAGCTGTGCGGCGACGACGTGGCCAAGACCATCCAGCTTACCCTGGAGTACGACCCGGAGCCGCCCTTTGCCTGCGGCTCGCCCAAATCGGCCCCGGCCGAACTGACCGCCAAGGCCAAGGCCGGCTATCTGGCCTATCTGGAGCAGGTCGCGCCCGACGCCCGCCAGCTCTTGGAGGCGGCCTCCAAGCGCCTGGGCGTTAAAACTTCCTGA
- a CDS encoding sigma-54-dependent transcriptional regulator, with translation MAHILLVDDDPILRETFGALMRRLGHTLHWAGSIEQGRLTLARERLDVVLLDLRLPDGYGLDLLPDVKTAAGAPEVIIVTGQEDPEGAAIAIKSGAWDYIQKPLTPNRVTLPLTRALEYRAQKAARRPPSVLKREAIIGAAPAMEACLDLVAQAADSDAAVLVTGETGTGKELFARAIHANSARAVSNFVVVDCAALPESLVESVLFGHVKGAFTGADRDRDGLFKLADGGTLFLDEIGELSPAIQKTFLRVLQDGRFRPVGSKRELSSDFRLVAATNRDLSAMAAAGAFRDDLLYRLRTIVITLPPLRQRPEDIRQLTIHHMNRLCSRYGLPTKGFAEEFFQVLCAYSWPGNVRDLFGTLERVLLQHRGEPVLYPKHLPDEIRLQMLRVTGLCEPGEALRPDAAEPARGAVMPWKDYRRQALEDVERRYLRDLLEASRGNVVRAAQASGLSPSRLYDLFRKYGLSTRP, from the coding sequence ATGGCCCACATTCTCCTCGTCGACGACGACCCCATCCTGCGCGAAACCTTTGGCGCGCTCATGCGCCGCCTGGGCCATACCCTCCATTGGGCCGGCTCCATCGAGCAGGGCCGCCTCACCCTGGCCCGGGAGCGCCTGGACGTGGTGCTGCTCGATTTGCGCCTGCCCGACGGCTACGGCCTGGACCTGCTCCCCGACGTCAAGACCGCCGCCGGCGCGCCCGAGGTCATCATCGTCACCGGCCAGGAAGACCCCGAAGGCGCGGCCATCGCCATCAAATCCGGGGCCTGGGACTACATCCAAAAGCCGCTGACCCCCAACCGCGTCACCTTGCCCCTGACCCGGGCCTTGGAATACCGGGCCCAGAAGGCCGCCCGCCGCCCGCCGTCGGTGCTCAAGCGCGAGGCCATCATCGGCGCGGCCCCGGCCATGGAAGCCTGCCTGGACCTCGTGGCCCAGGCCGCCGATTCCGACGCCGCCGTCCTGGTCACCGGCGAGACCGGCACCGGCAAGGAACTCTTCGCCCGGGCCATCCACGCCAACTCCGCACGGGCCGTCAGCAATTTCGTGGTGGTGGACTGCGCCGCCCTGCCCGAAAGCCTGGTCGAAAGCGTGCTTTTCGGCCACGTCAAGGGAGCCTTTACCGGCGCGGACCGCGACCGCGACGGACTGTTCAAGCTGGCCGACGGGGGCACGCTGTTTCTCGATGAAATCGGCGAACTCTCCCCGGCCATCCAAAAGACCTTCCTGCGCGTGCTCCAGGACGGCCGGTTCCGGCCGGTGGGCTCCAAACGCGAACTGTCGAGCGATTTCCGGCTGGTGGCCGCCACCAACCGCGACCTGTCCGCCATGGCCGCGGCCGGAGCCTTCCGCGACGACCTGCTCTACCGCCTGCGCACCATCGTCATCACCCTGCCCCCCCTGCGGCAGCGCCCGGAAGACATCCGCCAGCTCACCATCCACCACATGAACCGGCTGTGCAGCCGCTACGGCCTGCCCACCAAGGGCTTTGCCGAGGAGTTCTTCCAGGTGCTGTGCGCCTACTCCTGGCCCGGCAACGTCCGCGACCTGTTCGGCACTTTGGAGCGCGTGCTGCTCCAGCATCGCGGCGAACCCGTGCTCTATCCCAAGCATCTGCCCGACGAGATCCGCCTGCAAATGCTGCGGGTGACCGGCCTGTGCGAGCCGGGCGAGGCCCTGCGCCCCGATGCGGCCGAGCCGGCCCGTGGGGCGGTCATGCCCTGGAAGGACTACCGCCGCCAGGCCCTGGAAGACGTGGAACGGCGCTACCTGCGCGACCTGCTCGAAGCCAGCCGGGGCAACGTGGTCCGGGCCGCCCAGGCCAGCGGCCTGTCGCCGTCGCGGCTGTATGACCTGTTTCGCAAGTACGGCCTGTCGACGCGGCCCTAG
- a CDS encoding elongation factor G, with the protein MSENLASQRTYALIGHGGCGKTSVAEMLLFTAGAIPRLGKIEEGATTLDYEPEEIKRRGSTQPGLAAFQFQKNRHFLLDIPGDGSFNGDLPYLLRAVDGVVFVVDAVDGVKPLTKKLWGEVAKLGLPTLFFINKMDRDRADFEMALNGIKEKLGVKTYIQNLPIGEKEAFRGVVNVLEGKAYFFDDKGGSTEGPIPADMADDVETLRETMIEEVAVSDEQLMERYLEGEEIAVEELLAAVHKATLSGALCPVCCGAALKAMGGARLLAAVQNYLPGPLEAAGGDKVIATETGEITASESGPAVAFVVKTLFDPFAGQLSIVRVLTGTIATNQELHNPATDTLERAGQILLPLGKETVISKEPAGPGSVIALAKLKDTATGHTLCDPKKPVVIPAPVLAPPMISYALAPAEKGDEDKVFAAMSKLLDEDITLSITRDEETGDILIAGMGQTHLETAVEKAKRRYKVTPVLKAPKIPYRETVKGKVEVQGRHKKQTGGRGQFGDCWIRMEGQPRGGGYAFVDAIVGGAIPRQYIPAVDKGVQESAARGYLAGYPMVDFKVTLFDGTFHTVDSSEMAFKIAGSIAFKAACEKLKISLLEPIVLVSVSCPDEYMGDIIGDLSSRRGKVLGSDSTGGITEIQAHVPMAEMQEYAKTLSSTTGGQGAFTLAFDHYEECPPPIAEKVVAESKKKEE; encoded by the coding sequence ATGTCGGAAAACCTCGCCAGCCAACGCACCTACGCCCTGATCGGCCACGGCGGATGCGGCAAGACCTCTGTGGCCGAAATGCTCCTTTTTACCGCCGGCGCCATCCCGCGACTGGGCAAGATCGAGGAAGGGGCCACCACCCTGGACTACGAGCCCGAGGAAATAAAGCGCCGGGGCAGCACCCAGCCCGGTCTGGCCGCCTTCCAGTTCCAGAAAAACCGTCATTTTCTCCTGGACATCCCGGGCGACGGCAGCTTCAACGGCGATCTGCCCTATCTGCTGCGCGCCGTGGACGGCGTGGTCTTTGTGGTCGACGCCGTGGACGGCGTCAAGCCGCTGACCAAAAAGCTCTGGGGCGAAGTCGCCAAGCTTGGTCTGCCCACGCTCTTTTTCATCAACAAAATGGACCGCGACCGAGCCGATTTCGAGATGGCGCTCAACGGCATCAAGGAAAAGCTGGGCGTTAAGACCTACATCCAAAATCTCCCCATCGGCGAGAAAGAGGCGTTTAGGGGCGTGGTCAACGTCCTTGAGGGCAAGGCCTACTTTTTCGACGACAAAGGCGGGTCCACCGAAGGCCCCATCCCTGCCGACATGGCCGACGATGTCGAGACCCTTCGTGAGACCATGATCGAGGAAGTGGCCGTGTCCGACGAGCAGCTCATGGAGCGCTACCTCGAAGGCGAGGAGATCGCCGTGGAGGAACTGCTGGCCGCCGTGCACAAGGCCACGCTGTCCGGGGCGCTGTGCCCGGTGTGCTGCGGCGCGGCGCTGAAGGCCATGGGCGGCGCGCGCCTTTTGGCCGCCGTCCAGAACTACCTGCCCGGCCCGCTGGAGGCCGCCGGCGGCGACAAGGTCATCGCCACCGAGACCGGCGAGATCACGGCCAGCGAGTCCGGCCCGGCCGTCGCCTTTGTGGTGAAGACGCTGTTCGATCCCTTCGCCGGCCAGCTCTCCATCGTGCGCGTGCTGACCGGAACCATCGCCACCAACCAGGAACTGCACAATCCGGCCACCGACACCCTGGAGCGCGCCGGCCAGATCCTGTTGCCCCTGGGCAAGGAAACCGTCATCTCCAAGGAGCCGGCCGGCCCGGGGTCGGTCATCGCCCTGGCCAAGCTCAAGGACACGGCCACCGGCCATACCCTGTGCGACCCCAAAAAGCCCGTGGTCATTCCCGCCCCGGTCCTGGCCCCGCCCATGATTTCCTACGCCCTGGCTCCGGCCGAGAAGGGCGACGAGGACAAGGTCTTCGCGGCCATGTCCAAGCTCCTGGACGAAGACATCACGCTGTCCATCACCCGCGACGAGGAGACCGGCGACATCCTCATCGCCGGCATGGGCCAGACCCATCTGGAAACGGCCGTGGAAAAGGCCAAGCGGCGCTATAAGGTCACGCCGGTGCTCAAGGCCCCGAAAATTCCCTACCGCGAGACGGTCAAGGGCAAGGTCGAGGTCCAGGGCCGCCACAAGAAGCAGACCGGCGGACGCGGCCAGTTCGGCGACTGCTGGATTCGCATGGAAGGCCAGCCGCGCGGCGGCGGCTACGCCTTTGTGGACGCCATCGTCGGCGGCGCCATTCCCCGGCAGTACATCCCGGCCGTGGACAAGGGCGTGCAGGAATCGGCCGCGCGCGGCTACCTGGCCGGCTATCCCATGGTCGACTTCAAGGTGACGCTTTTCGACGGCACCTTCCACACCGTGGACTCCTCGGAAATGGCCTTTAAGATCGCCGGCTCCATCGCCTTCAAGGCGGCCTGCGAAAAGCTCAAGATCTCCTTGCTTGAACCCATCGTCTTGGTGTCGGTGAGCTGCCCGGACGAATACATGGGCGACATCATCGGCGACCTGTCCAGCCGGCGCGGCAAGGTGCTGGGGTCCGACTCAACCGGTGGCATCACGGAAATCCAGGCCCATGTGCCCATGGCCGAGATGCAGGAATACGCCAAGACCTTGAGCTCCACCACCGGCGGCCAGGGCGCGTTCACCCTCGCCTTCGACCACTACGAGGAATGCCCGCCGCCCATCGCCGAGAAGGTGGTGGCCGAGAGCAAGAAGAAGGAAGAATAG
- a CDS encoding ParB N-terminal domain-containing protein, which yields MQPLFLHPRDIDLSAPHLFWAAPPDAALTDSLAALGQVTPALVIETDGRPILAAGSRRAAALREIKGRTLCALALPEADPETHPQAPDGGPLPLALRLGLIYLATNLGRAVTDAMAVAAGRYFAPLAGVDGFLALAGPLLFAPDDRRGRLLARWLTLPPALDAWLASGHVPLGAGERLAALDPDDLNAFMPLLGAVRWSRGSLSAALTFLTEAARLAGETPAATLTRSGLLDLPGRGLSPNDLTAGLLAGLRRLRYPAVTTLEARFTALSRELSRGSRVKIRPSQGFESDSATFEVTVKNRQELSKAAADLAAMAVAPALPRLLSVAQEEMSEEPGEKT from the coding sequence GTGCAGCCACTCTTTCTTCACCCTCGCGACATCGACCTGTCCGCCCCGCACCTGTTCTGGGCCGCCCCGCCCGACGCGGCGCTGACCGATTCCCTGGCCGCCCTGGGACAGGTCACCCCGGCCCTGGTCATTGAAACCGACGGCCGGCCCATCCTGGCCGCCGGCAGCAGGCGCGCCGCCGCCCTGCGGGAGATCAAAGGCCGCACCCTGTGCGCCCTGGCCCTGCCCGAGGCTGACCCCGAGACCCATCCCCAGGCCCCGGACGGCGGCCCGCTGCCCCTGGCCCTGCGCCTGGGGCTTATCTATCTCGCCACCAACCTCGGCCGGGCCGTCACCGACGCCATGGCCGTGGCCGCCGGGCGCTATTTCGCCCCCCTGGCCGGCGTGGACGGCTTCCTGGCTCTGGCCGGCCCCCTGCTTTTCGCCCCGGACGACCGGCGCGGCCGGCTGCTTGCCCGCTGGCTCACCCTGCCGCCGGCCCTGGATGCGTGGCTTGCCTCGGGCCATGTGCCGCTGGGGGCCGGCGAACGGCTCGCCGCCCTGGACCCGGACGATCTCAATGCCTTTATGCCGCTTCTGGGGGCCGTGCGCTGGTCGCGCGGCAGCCTTTCGGCGGCGTTGACCTTTTTGACCGAAGCCGCCCGGCTGGCCGGCGAGACGCCGGCCGCGACGCTCACCCGCTCGGGCCTGCTCGACCTGCCCGGCCGGGGGCTGTCGCCCAATGACCTGACCGCCGGACTGCTGGCCGGCCTGCGCCGGCTGCGCTATCCGGCCGTCACCACCCTGGAGGCCCGGTTCACGGCGCTTTCCCGGGAACTCTCGCGGGGCAGCCGGGTGAAAATCCGCCCCAGCCAGGGCTTCGAGTCCGACAGCGCCACCTTCGAGGTCACGGTGAAAAACCGCCAGGAGCTGTCCAAGGCCGCCGCCGACCTGGCCGCCATGGCCGTCGCCCCGGCCCTGCCCAGGCTCCTTTCCGTGGCCCAGGAGGAAATGTCCGAAGAGCCGGGAGAAAAAACGTGA
- a CDS encoding spore photoproduct lyase family protein, which produces MSAPLWDITALALDAAVAQTPMAARARAALPEAAVTVLAPGDPLPQAPNGGRALHVKAHPGRFLRPCPATRHYRCCGYQIIHIGENCPMDCSYCILRAYFRDRTLTAFANTEAMFAELGRVFGRDPSRLFRVGTGQFADALALEPITGHTRELLGFLAGHPNVVLELKSKTADLSWMEADPDPKTVLPSWSLNAPVIVAAQERDTASLEARLAAARACVGAGYRVCLHFDPICWFEGWEREYATTVDMIFDYLAPDDIAYISLGSFRCLPELPGRLMAEGRELPRYMLGEFTIGPDGKTRLLRPLRVRQLRFMARRLAGHGFSQGLYCCMESDEVWRAALGQAPRDLGGLAAHLLSRAHNPGGTRPCS; this is translated from the coding sequence GTGAGCGCGCCGCTGTGGGACATCACGGCCCTGGCCTTGGACGCGGCCGTGGCCCAAACGCCCATGGCCGCCCGGGCCAGGGCCGCCCTGCCCGAGGCGGCCGTGACCGTGCTGGCCCCGGGCGATCCCCTGCCCCAGGCCCCGAACGGCGGCCGGGCGCTGCACGTCAAAGCCCACCCCGGCCGGTTCCTGCGCCCCTGCCCGGCCACCCGCCATTACCGCTGCTGCGGCTACCAGATCATCCACATCGGCGAGAACTGCCCCATGGACTGCTCGTACTGCATCCTGCGGGCCTATTTCCGCGACCGCACGCTGACCGCCTTTGCCAACACCGAGGCCATGTTCGCCGAGTTGGGCCGGGTGTTTGGCCGCGACCCCAGCCGGCTGTTTCGCGTCGGCACCGGCCAGTTCGCCGACGCCCTGGCCCTGGAACCCATCACCGGCCACACCCGCGAACTCCTGGGCTTTCTGGCCGGCCATCCCAACGTCGTGCTGGAACTCAAGTCCAAGACCGCCGATCTCAGCTGGATGGAGGCCGACCCGGACCCGAAAACGGTGCTACCGTCCTGGTCGCTTAACGCCCCGGTGATCGTGGCCGCCCAGGAGCGCGACACGGCCTCGCTCGAAGCCCGGCTTGCGGCGGCCAGGGCCTGCGTGGGGGCCGGCTACCGGGTCTGCCTGCACTTCGACCCCATCTGCTGGTTCGAGGGCTGGGAGCGGGAGTACGCCACAACCGTGGACATGATTTTCGATTATCTCGCCCCGGACGACATCGCCTACATCAGCCTGGGGTCGTTTCGCTGCCTGCCCGAGCTGCCCGGGCGGCTTATGGCCGAGGGCCGGGAGCTGCCGCGCTACATGCTTGGCGAGTTCACCATCGGCCCGGACGGCAAGACGCGGCTGTTGCGGCCCCTTCGGGTGCGGCAATTGCGTTTCATGGCCCGTCGGCTGGCCGGACACGGCTTTTCGCAGGGGCTTTATTGCTGTATGGAGTCGGACGAGGTCTGGCGCGCCGCCTTGGGCCAGGCTCCCCGGGACCTTGGGGGGCTGGCCGCCCATCTGCTGTCGCGCGCCCACAACCCCGGAGGAACGCGGCCATGCTCGTAG
- a CDS encoding DUF3859 domain-containing protein, protein MKRLLVLLPLLCLLLASCSSTMNFFGFGGKEDKPQEPTIVMVDYGIYQNGALSLATTSVPRQLGATFGMRFKTLKPEGGVSKVKIITTTPGIIDPAKNAVVFTTESVETIATGKEYHCTFTFQKEWEMASGDWTLTAIAEDGSQVKKTFQVFNPQP, encoded by the coding sequence GTGAAACGTCTGCTTGTCCTGTTGCCGCTTCTGTGCCTGCTTCTGGCGTCCTGTTCTTCCACCATGAATTTCTTCGGCTTTGGCGGCAAGGAGGACAAACCGCAGGAACCCACCATCGTCATGGTGGATTACGGCATCTATCAAAACGGCGCGTTGTCCCTGGCCACCACCAGCGTGCCGCGCCAGCTCGGAGCCACCTTCGGCATGCGTTTCAAGACCCTCAAGCCCGAGGGCGGCGTCTCCAAGGTGAAGATCATCACCACCACGCCGGGCATCATCGATCCGGCCAAAAACGCCGTGGTCTTCACCACCGAGTCCGTGGAGACCATCGCCACGGGCAAGGAATACCACTGCACCTTCACCTTCCAGAAGGAATGGGAGATGGCCAGCGGCGACTGGACGCTGACGGCCATCGCCGAGGACGGCAGCCAGGTGAAAAAGACCTTCCAGGTCTTCAATCCCCAGCCCTAG
- a CDS encoding helix-turn-helix domain-containing protein, which produces MMADNDTTENDAADGPKPLPREVAWLVEEGYSPIRAWREHLGVTREELGRRLAISPAAVTQMEAKKSRPRGATLKKIAAVLAIDWELLRAK; this is translated from the coding sequence ATGATGGCGGACAACGACACGACGGAAAACGATGCCGCTGACGGCCCCAAGCCTTTGCCGCGCGAAGTGGCCTGGCTGGTGGAGGAAGGCTATTCGCCCATCCGGGCCTGGCGGGAGCACCTGGGCGTGACCCGGGAGGAACTTGGCCGCCGGCTGGCCATTTCCCCGGCCGCCGTGACCCAGATGGAGGCCAAAAAAAGCCGGCCGCGCGGGGCGACGCTTAAAAAGATCGCGGCGGTGCTGGCCATAGACTGGGAGCTGCTGCGGGCCAAATAG